GCTCGGCCTTGTAGAGGTCGAGCGCAGCCGACTCCTCCGGGTCGGCGATGCACAGGAAGCTCTCGAAGGCGGCCTTGTAACCGAAGAGCTTGTCCTCGTAGACCTCGTAGGGACCGAACACCACTTCTAGGTCCCCGGCGAGGTCCATCCAAGCCATGTCGCTCTCGAAGTACTCGTCCTGCAGCAGGTCGCGGGCCCGTAGTCGCAGGAAGCGTTCGAGCGTCGGGTCGTCGGTGATATCGGCGGCCTGTTCGAGCAGTTCGGAGCAGCGCCGGATCTGCACGGCGTAGGCCTCGCTGTACGGGAACGAGACCAGGCCGCCGCCCTGGCGACGGATCACCGTGAACAGCGACGTGAAGGCCTCCTCGTCGCCGGGGTGCGCCGCGATCCAGTCCTCGAACTCGGCCTTCGTCATGTCCTCGGGATAGAAGCCGGCGCCCGGCGACCGCGGTTCGGTGCCCAACCAGGGTTCGTCGGCCTCCAGCCGATCCCACTTGTGACGCATGATCGCGTAGTAGGTCTTCACCGCCTCGGCGTACTGGCCCTCGTACTGCTCGACCGCCACGTCGGTCTCGGCTCGGTGTTGCCAGGCCTGCAGACCGAAGATCTCGTGCACGATGCCACTGGCCTCGATCAGCAGATCGAGTGCCCGCCGGTCGCCCTCGCTCAACCGCGACAGGTCGGCCTCGATGCGCTGGGGCTGGAACTGTTCGACCCGGACTTCGATGTCGTCGGCGATCTCGAGTTCGCCGACCTCGGGCTCGGGCGCACCGCACGCGGTGAGCAGGGAGAGCGACAGCAACGACAGGGGGACGACGCGCACGTTGACGACCTCGGGGATCGGGGAAGGGATCTGCGGACGGTTCCCGAAAGTATTCCACGCCTCGCCGCGCGGCCAGCCCGCAGGCGGGCTCTGTGTTATGGTCGCCACGACGCGATCGCGCGGCCCGAGCGCCGACCCGTTCCTCCACTCGAACACTTCCGAGGAGCCAACCCGTGGGCGAGATGACCCGCTTCGACCGGCCCGACGGCCAGAAGGCCCCGGCCTATTTCGCCGAACCCGACTTCACCTCACACGCCCCCGGCATCGTGGTGATCCAGGAGTGGTGGGGCATCAACGCCCAGATGAAGGGCATCGCCGACCGCTTCGCCGAAGAGGACTTCCGCGTTCTCGTGCCGGACCTGTACCGCGGCCGCCTCGCCGCCGATGCCGACGAGGCCAACCACATGATGAGCGACCTCGACTGGAACGACGCCGTGTTCCAGGACGTCCAGGGCGCGATCGACCACCTGAAGACGACCGACTCGAAGGAGGTCGCGGTCCTGGGCTTCTGCATGGGCGGGGCCCTGAGCATCGCGGCCGCCGTCCACGCCCGGAACCTGGACTGCGCCGTGTGCTTCTACGGGATTCCCCCGCGCGACTTCGCCGACCCGAAGCAGATCCGCGTTCCCATGCTGTTCCACTTTGCCGAGCACGACGACTGGTGCGACGCCGTCGCCGTCGAGGGCCTGGAGAAGGACCTGGAAGCCGTCGAGGCACGCACCGAGGTGCACGTCTACCCGGGCACCCACCACGCCTTCATGAACGAGGTGCGGCCCGAGGTCTACGACGAGCGGGCCGCGAAGATCGCCTGGGACCGCTCGATCGCGTTCCTGCGCGAGGAACTCCTGACCTGACCGTCGATCGCCCACGACCAGGGGACCGCGGGATCAGCGGCCCACGTTGTGGAAGCGTACGTGGTGCAGGACGATCGTGCCGTCGGGGTTCTGTCCCCCGAACTTCTCGGCGATCGCGAACACGTCGCGGTCGTCCTCGGCGGCCGGTCGAAGGCCGGTGACGCCGCGGGTGGTCCCCGTCTCGAGCGCTTCGTCGCTCAGTGCGCTCAACGCCAGGTCGCCCACCTCGCGCGGTCGGATCCCCGAGGCGTCGATCCTCGCCACCTGGGCGGTCTCCATGGCGTCCTCGAAGCGCGGC
The window above is part of the Candidatus Krumholzibacteriia bacterium genome. Proteins encoded here:
- a CDS encoding dienelactone hydrolase family protein produces the protein MTRFDRPDGQKAPAYFAEPDFTSHAPGIVVIQEWWGINAQMKGIADRFAEEDFRVLVPDLYRGRLAADADEANHMMSDLDWNDAVFQDVQGAIDHLKTTDSKEVAVLGFCMGGALSIAAAVHARNLDCAVCFYGIPPRDFADPKQIRVPMLFHFAEHDDWCDAVAVEGLEKDLEAVEARTEVHVYPGTHHAFMNEVRPEVYDERAAKIAWDRSIAFLREELLT